Genomic DNA from Leptospira congkakensis:
ATGTAGATGGTAAATAAGAAAATGTAGAATCAGCTGTATCTTCTACTGGATATTTGAGAGGAAAGTCCGTGCGACCATAACAAGTTCCTTTAGGGGCAATGGTTTCTGGATGGCGGATTAAATAGAGGTCCATAAAAATACTCCTGAAATCCAAAGACAAGTTTCTACTACTTGTTGAACTGCACCCAAACAATCACCTGTAAATCCACCGATCCAACGTTTCATTAATGAATGCATATAAACATAACTAGGAATGATACACGCGAGACTCAATAAAAAATTGGGATGTAGGTAAACCAACGATAAATAAGGTACGATGCCAAAGATACTTGCAAAGAAGATTTGAGGCCAAGTGATTTCCTTTGCCATAGGTTTCGCATAACCTTCTTCTTTGGCATAAGGAAGTAATTTCATCATAAAAATGGAAAAAAAGCGACTGAGGCTATGTGCGGAAACAAAATACAACCAAACGCTGAGTATGTGCCAATTCGTATTAGCATTGATTGTGAATGGAAGACCTTTCATCTGGAATTGGGAAAAAGTTTCTGACACACCTAATACTTTTAAAAGTATTAGAAGCGAGATTCCAACGGCTCCAAAACTTCCAACACGACTGTCTTTCATTATCCTTAAGATATCTTCTCTTTTCCATCCTCCGCCAATCCCATCACAAAAATCGGAAAATCCATCCTCATGGAAGGCTCCTGTGAGAATGAGTAAAAAACCAATTGAAATCGTAAACGCGATAGTTGGTCCAAATAAAAATTGGAAAAAAATGAACACAAACCATTGTAAGCTACCAAGTAAAAAACCAACAGTTGGTGAATATTTGATTGAATGGTGTAACCATTCTTCTTTGAAATCAACCCAACGTGGAGATGGAATTCTTGTTAGAAAAGACATACAGACAAAAAACAATCGAATTTCTAAAAGGATATATTGAAACATTCGTTATTGTTTTGAATCAGAATTACTAACACCAGCATCAGCAAAGGATGCCATTTCATTTAAGAATTTTACACTTAGTTCAATGAGTGGATAGGCAGCAAGTGCTCCACTTCCTTCTCCTAAACGAAGGTTGAGTCGAAGTAAGGGTCTTTGTTTCCAATGATCCAATACAACAGTATGTCCTTCTTCTTCGGATAAGTGAGAAAAAATGGAATAGTCTTTTACCGTTGGGTTCAATGCAAAAGCAATTGCAAAGGCGGCAGTGGAAATAAAACCATCCACTACAAATGTTTTTCTCTGCGCCGCTGCTCCCAACATAGCTCCCGACATCATACCAATTTCAAAACCACCAAATTCAGAAAGTATTTCTAACGGATCTTTTAGTTTTCCAGTTCTATCGAAGGCTTCTGAAAGGATTTTAAATTTGTTTTCCTTCCCGCTGTTATTGAGTCCAGTTCCTCTTCCAACAAGTTTTCTGAGTGGAATGTCTGTTAAATGAGATAGAATGAGAGAAGCTGCAGAAGTATTACCAATACCCATTTCGCCGAATAAAAATATATTTGTTGATTCATATCTTGTTTCGTTCACCAGTTCTATGCCACTAAGTATTGTTTCTTTCGCTTCATCTAATGACATGGCTTTCGATTTTAGAAAATTGGAAGTTCCTTTCCGAATTTTTCTTTCGATTGGTTTCGGGGTTTTCCCATCCCAATCATGATCCACTCCAGCATCTACCACTTCCACACCGATATGACTGTGTTTGGCGAAGACATTGGCACAGGCTCCACCTGATAAAAAATTCAAAACCATCTGCCAGGTAACATCCTTAGGATATAAAGAAACTGGTTCTTCTGTAATCCCATGGTCTCCGGCAAAAAGGATGAGCTTTGGATTTTTTAGCTCCGGAGATACCGTATTTTGAATTTCCGCCAGTTGTAAAGCAAGGGTTTCCAAATCGCCTAAGGAACCTAAAGGTTTGGTTTTATTGTCTATTTTACTGCGGATGGACTTTCGCAAAACATCGGTTACAGGAGAAATGGAAGGTAGGGAAAATGGTGACATAAACAACACCAATCTAAACAAACCGGTATCGGCTTCCATCGTTTTTGGGCTTGGACGGGACAGGGAGGTTTGGGAATTGGCATTTTGGGCCGAAAAAATTCGAATTCTCTCCCCTGGGGCGCTTTACGTAGGAAGCCGTCGGAGTTACTATGTCACCAAGCTATGGAAGATTTCGCCCACCTTCATTTGCATACTACCTATTCCATGCTCGATGGAGCCATACGAATCAGTGATTTGATGAAACGTGTGAAGGAACTCGGTATGAGTTCTGTCGCTATTACGGACCACGGAAACATGTACGGGGCCATTGAATTCTACAAAGAGGCTGTCAAACACGATGTCAAACCCATCATAGGTTGTGAATTTTACGTAACTCCTTCTAGAAGTGCTGAAACAGAACTTGATGAAATTGCTGATGGTGGTGCTTACCATATTATTTTACTTTGTAAAAACGAAACTGGTTATAAAAATATAATTAAGTTAGCAAGTCGTTCCTTTACCGAAGGTTTTTATCGCAAACCAAGGATTGACTACGATTTATTAGAACGTCATAGCGAAGGTCTAGTTTGTTTAACCGCTTGTCTTGCGGGTGAAGTCAATCGTAAAATTTTAGAAGGCAAAGAAGATAAGGCGTATGCGTTAGCTGGTCGGTTGCATGAAATTTTCCGCAAAGAGGATTTTTATTTAGAAATTCAAGATCATGGAATTCCAGAACAACGAACTGTTGCGGAAGCGGTTATGGGATTTTCTAAACGAACGGGAATCCCTCTTGTACTCACAAACGATTCTCACTTTTTAACGAAAGATGATAAAGAAGCGCAAGACATATTACTTCGTATTGGAATGCGAAAAAACATTGATGATGAAATGCGGTTTGGGTTCAATGAAAACTTTTATGTAAAATCTCCAGCTGAAATGATTAATATTTTTCCTGATCATAAGGATGCATTTTATAATACATTAGCCATTCGTGATAAATGTTCTTTAAATTTCCAATTTGGAAATCCATTACTTCCTCCTTTCGAAGTACCTCCTGGTTTTGATACAGATAGTTATTTAGAAAAACTGGTTTGGGAAGGTATCAAGGAAAAATATCAGGACATAACTCCTATTGTGCGAGAGCGTACTGAGTATGAAATGCAGACAATTCGTAATATGCATTTTGCTGGATACTTTCTTATCGTTCAGGATTATATTAACTTTGCAAGAAGAGCTGGAATTCCAGTTGGCCCTG
This window encodes:
- the cobT gene encoding nicotinate-nucleotide--dimethylbenzimidazole phosphoribosyltransferase, with the protein product MSPFSLPSISPVTDVLRKSIRSKIDNKTKPLGSLGDLETLALQLAEIQNTVSPELKNPKLILFAGDHGITEEPVSLYPKDVTWQMVLNFLSGGACANVFAKHSHIGVEVVDAGVDHDWDGKTPKPIERKIRKGTSNFLKSKAMSLDEAKETILSGIELVNETRYESTNIFLFGEMGIGNTSAASLILSHLTDIPLRKLVGRGTGLNNSGKENKFKILSEAFDRTGKLKDPLEILSEFGGFEIGMMSGAMLGAAAQRKTFVVDGFISTAAFAIAFALNPTVKDYSIFSHLSEEEGHTVVLDHWKQRPLLRLNLRLGEGSGALAAYPLIELSVKFLNEMASFADAGVSNSDSKQ
- a CDS encoding adenosylcobinamide-GDP ribazoletransferase yields the protein MFQYILLEIRLFFVCMSFLTRIPSPRWVDFKEEWLHHSIKYSPTVGFLLGSLQWFVFIFFQFLFGPTIAFTISIGFLLILTGAFHEDGFSDFCDGIGGGWKREDILRIMKDSRVGSFGAVGISLLILLKVLGVSETFSQFQMKGLPFTINANTNWHILSVWLYFVSAHSLSRFFSIFMMKLLPYAKEEGYAKPMAKEITWPQIFFASIFGIVPYLSLVYLHPNFLLSLACIIPSYVYMHSLMKRWIGGFTGDCLGAVQQVVETCLWISGVFLWTSI